CAGGGACAGATATATCCACTGATGATCGACCAGTATTGCCGAAATCACCTGCTGCTTCCTTTTGATATCTGTCTGCTTCCCCTCTTGAGGAGTGTTCTAAAGGCAGGAGTTCATGTTCTTAGAATTGAGGGGCAATATTACGAGGCGGGGCATCTCAAGAGCATCGTTGAACTGTATCGACGGGAAGTAGACCGGATTGCCGGAAGCAACGACTGTCCTTCGCTCCGCGAGAACGATTACGAAAAGTTGATCCGGATCAGCCCGCGACCGTTCAGCATGGGGGCTTATATGCACGGAGTGTTGGGGAGTCTTGGCCACTTGATGAAGGAGGAAATATCGTGCACAGAGATACGATAGTCGCCGGTATCGGTCCGAGTGAAATAGTTCGAAAGAAGAAAGAGTATCTCATCCCCTGCGTCTATCATTTCTACAAGGAGCCAATGCAACTTGTCCGGGGCAAGGGTCAGTACCTGTTCGACCACACGGGAAAGCAGTATCTCGACTGCTATTCGGGTGTGTCAGTCGTCAACGCCGGCCACTGCCATCCCTATATTGTGGACCGCATCTGCGAACAGGTGAGGACGCTGCAGCACACCACAACGATCTATCTTACGCAGCCGATCGTAGACCTCGCGGAACGGCTGGCTGCGATCATGCCGGGTGACATCAAGAAGAGTTTCTTTTGCGCAAGCGGCTCGGAAGCCAATGAAGGCGCCGCGTTGTTGGCGCAGATTTATACCGGTCGGAGCGAAATGCTGGCGTTGCGCCACGGCCTCCACGGGCGGACGAAGCTCACGATGAGCCTCACCGGCCTGTCATTCTGGCGTACGGATCCTGCGCCGGTAGGCGGCATTACTCATGTGGCCGGCCCGTACTGTTATCGCTGTCCGCTGGGTCTTTCGGTTGAATCATGCGAGATCGAGTGTGCGCTGGAGGTCAAGGCGGCCATAACGACGAGCACTTCCGGCCGCGTGGCGGCATTCTTTGCTGAGCCTATTCAAGGCAACGGCGGCATAATCACTCCTCCGCCGGGTTATTTCGAGCGAGTGAGGGAAATACTCGATCATTATGAAATCCTTTTTGTTTCCGACGAGGTGCAAACCGGTTATGGTCGAACGGGTAAGATGTTCGGCTGCCAGCATTACGATATCATGCCCGACATCGTCACCTCCGCGAAGGCGTTGGCTAATGGAACCCCCATCGGCGCGTTTTCGACGACCGATTCCATAGCGGCTTGCTTTACACGTCCCAGCGCATCAACCCTTGGCGGAAATCCCGTCTCCAGCACTGCAGCCCTCGCCACGCTGGACGTAATTGAGGACGAAGGATTGGTATCAAGAGCGGAATTTCTGGGAGGGGTACTGAAACAAAGGTTCCTGGAACTGCAGGACCGGCACCGCTTGATAGGCGATGTCCGAGGCAAGGGATTAATGCTCGGGATCGAGCTTGTTGGGGAGGAAAAGGCTCCGGCCGCTG
This genomic interval from Candidatus Abyssobacteria bacterium SURF_5 contains the following:
- a CDS encoding aspartate aminotransferase family protein, whose protein sequence is MQLVRGKGQYLFDHTGKQYLDCYSGVSVVNAGHCHPYIVDRICEQVRTLQHTTTIYLTQPIVDLAERLAAIMPGDIKKSFFCASGSEANEGAALLAQIYTGRSEMLALRHGLHGRTKLTMSLTGLSFWRTDPAPVGGITHVAGPYCYRCPLGLSVESCEIECALEVKAAITTSTSGRVAAFFAEPIQGNGGIITPPPGYFERVREILDHYEILFVSDEVQTGYGRTGKMFGCQHYDIMPDIVTSAKALANGTPIGAFSTTDSIAACFTRPSASTLGGNPVSSTAALATLDVIEDEGLVSRAEFLGGVLKQRFLELQDRHRLIGDVRGKGLMLGIELVGEEKAPAAEDTDHILELLKNAGVLAGKTGAARNVLTFQPPLVIEEEDIDRLTEALESVFSFVEP